The genomic window GCCGAGGTGAAGCGGCGTGCTCGGGTGGCGCAGAGATCGACACGGGCGGGGAAGCGGAACTGACTCGGCTGCGGACGATACAATAAAACCAGCGGCGATCGGGACGATCAAACCTGCGGCGACGAGAGCGCACTCATCATTTATGGCATATCAGGTTCTTGCAAGGAAATACCGGCCACAGCGTTTCGCGGATGTTGCGGGACAGGACCATGTGACCGTCACGCTGATGAACGCGCTGACCCAGGGGCGGATCGCCCATGGCTACATCTTCAGCGGACATCGCGGCATCGGCAAGACCACGATCGCGCGCATTCTGGCGATGGCGCTGAACTGCCGCAATGCAATTGGCAGCGAGTTGCGCCCAACGGCGGAGCCTTGCGAGGTGTGCGAGAGCTGCACCGAGATTCGCAACGGCAACGCTGTCGACGTGATCGAGATTGACGCTGCGACGAACCGCGGCATCGACGAGATTCGCGAGCTGCGTGATGCGGCACGATATCGTCCTGCGCGAGACAAGTACAAAATTTACATCCTCGACGAAGCTCACCAGATTACGGACGCGGCGTTCAATGCGCTGCTAAAGACGCTGGAAGAGCCGCCCGACCACATGATTTTTATGATGGCCACGACCCAGCCGGAGGACATTCCGCAGACAGTGCGGTCGCGGTGCCAGCACTTCAGTTTTCATGCGGTGAAGCTGGTGGACATTCTCGGCGAACTGCGCGGCATTGCGGAGCGCGAGGGTGTGGACGCCGATGAGGCTGCTCTTTCGTTGTTGGCCGAGGCTGGCGATGGATCGATGCGCGATGCGTTAAGCATCATGGACCAGGCGATTGCCAGTGCTCCGGTGCAGGACGGAAGACCAGTGCTCGACGCTTCGCAGATTCGCGAGCTGATGGGGACGGTTCCGAATGCGGTGTTTGAAAAGATTCTTGAGGCTGTGGATGGGAACCGCAGCGCCGAGGTCATTACAGTTGCAAACCAGTTGCTCGATGCCGGAAACAGCCCGGCCCAACTGGCGCGGCAATTTGTGCGTTATCTGCGCAACTGCGTGATTGCGAAGATCGCCGGGATTGGATCGGATGGCGCCGATGCCAATGGAATTTCGGGCGAGCTGTTGCAGATCTCCGCAGACGAGCAGCGGCGTGCGGGGCGTTCGGCTGCGCTGTTTGGTGAAGAGGAATTGACGCGGTTTCTACAGGTAATGCTGCGAACGTTTGATGAGCTGGGTTATCGACAGGAGCAGCGGTTTCACTTCGAGCTTGGGCTGCTAAAGCTTGTGCATCTGAGACGTCTTCTGCCGGTGGAAGAGGTGTTGAGCCAGTTCCCTGTTACAGGAAATGCCGGGCAGCCACGAACGCAGAGTACGTCGGCACAGGCGAGGGTCGCGGCTCCGAGTCCGGTGGCGAATCGTGTGATGAGTGCGCCTGCTGCTGCGCCAGTGATTGTGAAGCCTGCGTTCTCTCCATTTGAAGTGGACAAGAGCCGCAAACGGTTTGAGGGCGGCGATGCGGAGAGGCCTGCTGTGGCAACTCCTGCTCCTGTGCTTGCTGCACCTAAGCTAGTAGAGCCTGCACCTGCTGCGGTCAAGCCGCTTGAGGTCGCTGCTCCTCCTGTAAATGAAGTCGTATCTGTGGTGAAAGAAGTTGCGCCTAAACCAGTCGTCGAAGCTGTGCCTGAACCGCCCAAGGTTGAAGCACCGTCTGTTGATATTGCGACTTCGGCTGCAACTCTTGATGTGAGTTCGCCGCAGGAGTCTGCGGAGTTGCAGCGGGTTGCTACCGAGGCGCTGGCGAATGCGAAGAGTCAGGGTTCGGCGGCGGATGCGCTGGCCGATGCCGAGTGGAGCATCGAAGGCAGCGAGCTACGAGTGCAGACGGAGCTGTCGAAGACGATGCTGCCGATGGTGGTCAATGCCGAGGCAGAGAAGATTGTTCGTGCCGCGCTGCGTGAGGCTGGCTCTGGTGCGTTGAAGCTGGTGCTTTTGCCGGGAGCTGCAAAGGCTGCCACAGCCAAGAAGCCGCGCGCGGCGAAGTCCGGCAGCGCGCAGGCCAAGGCGATGGAGCATCCAATTGTGCAACAGGCGCAGAAGCTGTTCGATGCGGAGATTCGCAATGTGATCGATCTGCGCGAGGGGGATTAATGGATTTTTCCGATCTGGGCAAGATGAAAGAGATGATGGGCCAGGCGAAGCAGATGCAGGAGCAGATGGAGCGGAAGCTCTCTGAGACTGTGGTCGAAGCCTCGAGCGGCGGCGGTGTTGTCACCGTTCGGATGAATGGGAAGAAAGAAGTACTGCGGATCAAAATCGAACAATCCGCCATCGGCAGCGCGGGCAGCGATCTTGAGCTGCTGGAAGACCTGATTATGGCTGCGGTGAACGAGGCGGGACGACGCGCCGACGAGGCAATCAAGGCCAGCGTTGCCGGAATGATGGGCGGATTGAATCTTCCGGGGTTAACCTAAGTGGCGCAGTTTGCAGAGCCTATGACGCGGCTGATTGAGGAGCTGCGCAAGCTGCCGGGAATCGGCACAAAGAGCGCGCAGCGACTGGCGTTTCATGTGCTGCGCTCTCCGGCTGAGGACGCGGACAAGCTGTCGGCGGCGATTCGCGAGTTGAAAGAGCATCTTCGGCTTTGCTCGATCTGCAACAATATTACCGACGTTGACCCTTGCGTCTATTGCACAAGTACGTTAAGAGATCAGCGATTGATCTGCGTGTTGGAAGAGCCGACTAATATCGCGACCATTGAAAAGACGCGGAGCTACAGCGGGGTTTATCACATCCTGCATGGCACGCTATCGCCGATTGGCGGCGTTGGGCCGGAGCAGTTGCGGATTGCGAATCTGCTGGTTCGACTGCCTGAGGTCGATGAGGTAATTCTTGCTACCTCGCCTACGACCGAGGGTGAAGCGACCGCAGGTTATCTTGCCGGAGAGATACACCGGACGCGGCCTGAGGTGAGGGTGACTCGAATTGCAACCGGCGTTCCGGCGGGGAGCGATATTGAGTATGCCGACGAGGTTACGATGACGCGGGCCATGGAAGGTCGGCGGGAGTTCTGAAGCGGCTTAACACCGATTTGCACCGATGACACCGATTTAAAACAGGCAACTGCAACTGCTAATACAGGGGGTCTCTCCACTGCGCAGCGCACGATGAAACTGTGCGCTGCTTCGGTCGAGATGACGTGCCTTCTCTTCTCGTAGGAACCGTGGGAATTTTCTAGCTGCCTAGATTTGTGCCGGTCATCTCTTTCGGCTTTTCAAGACCCAGCAAGGTCAGGATCGTCGGCGAGATGTCGCGCAGGCTTCCGCCGGGGCGAAGGATGCGGTGATGGCTGGTGTTCAATTCGTCGTTGACGAGGATGAACGGTACTGGATTCGTCGTGTGCGCGGTGTGCGGGCCGCCGCTTGCGGGGTCGATAAGCATCTCGGCGTTGCCGTGATCGGCGGTGACGAGGAGCGATCCGCCGCGCTGTTTGATGGCTTGATAGATGCGGCCTAGTTGCGTGTCGACCGTCTCGACGGCGCGAATGGTGGGTTCGAGCTTGCCGGAGTGGCCAACCATGTCGGCGTTGGCGAAGTTGACGATGATGACGTCGAAGGCAGTGTCGTTGACGGCTTTGACCACAGCGTCGGCGATGCCTGATGCCGACATCTCGGGCGCGAGATCGTAGGTCGCGACCTTCTGCGATGGGATGAGTGCGCGGTCTTCGCCGGGGAATGGCTTTTCGATTCCGCCGTTGAAGAAGTAGGTGACGTGCGCGTACTTCTCTGTCTCGGCGACGCGGAGGTTGCGGAGGTTGGCCTGCGCCATAAGGTTGGCGAGAAGGTTGTCCATCGACTCGGGCTGGATGACGATGGGCAGCTTGAAGTTTTTGTCGTACTGCGTCATGCAGACGTAGTGGATGTTCTTGGGCGCACGGGAGCGTGGAATTTCTGCTTCGAGTTCAGCGGCTTTGGGCAGATCGTTGGCGTCGTTCGTTGTGAGGCCGCCGGGGACATCGCTGTTGCGTGCGAGGAGGCGAGTGACCTGGCGAGCGCGGTCGGCGCGGTAGTTGAAGTTGACACAGACGTCGTTATCGCGGATGAGGCCGACGGCGTCGCCACTCACATTCGTCACGGTGAATGGCGGGATGAACTCGTCGGTGATGTCGTTGTTGTAAAGCTCGCGCACGCGTGCGACGGCATCGTGATAGCTGCCGCCCTGCGCTGTGCCGGTGACCATAGCGTCGAAGGCTTGCAGCTCCTTCTCCCAACGGAGGTCGCGGTCCATCGCGTAGTAGCGGCCGGAGACAGAGGCTAGTTGGCCAACACCGATCTCACGGAACTGCTGCTGCAACGACTCCAGATGGCCGACACCGCTGTTGGGCATGGTGTCGCGGCCATCCATGAAGGCGTGGACGAAGACGCGGGTGAGGCCGTGTTTCGCGGCCATGCGCAGCAATGCGTAGAGGTGGCGCTGGTGCGAGTGGACACCGCCGTCGGAGAGCAGGCCGAAGAAGTGGAGGCCAGCTTGGCGTGATGCGGCGAGATCAAATGCATGCGTAAGAACGGGATCGCGAAAGAGGCTCTCGTCGGCGATGGCGGTGTCGATGCGGGTCATGTCCATGCGGACGATGCGGCCTGCGCCGAGGTTAAGATGGCCGACCTCGGAGTTGCCCATCTGGCCGTCGGGAAGGCCGACGAAGTGCTCGCTGGCGCGGATAAGGGTGTTGGGAAATTCGGCCAGCAGCTTGTCGTAGACGGGCTTGCGCGCAAGGGCGATGGCGTTGCCGTTGGTCTCGGCGCGGTAGCCCCAGCCGTCGAGGATGGTAAGAACGATCGGTTTGTTTGACATGGTTTAGGTCAGGATAACAAGAGTCTGCTGGGCTGAGTTGAGCTTGCGGTCGTGGAGGAATCATTTGGCGAGGTTTATGCGATTTGAGCTGAGAGGTTTTCCACAGGTGAATATTGCGGCTCGATGGGTTGCAAGCCCCGTGCTCAGCTCCCCACTCATCGACCCACGCCAATCTCACCGGCACAGTCGGATGCTATTCTGATCCGTCCCTTGGGCTGCTGCGGACCTTGCATCGAACTCACTCTCCTCGTCGAAAGGACTTCTTATGTCCAAGCCTCAGAGCTATAAGAACCACAAGCGCCGCTTTCCGCCCTTTCACTTCGTGCTGATGCCCATCCTTGTGTTTAACCTTATCTTCTCCATCTACGACACGGTCCACCGCTACCCCGCGCACAAATATCTTTTCCACTGGTGGATCGTCATGTCCATCGCCTTCCTGCTGATGGCACTGCTGGGCAGAATGCAGGCGGTCAAGGCGCAGGACCGCATCATCCGCCTCGAAGAGCGTCTGCGGCTGGCCACGCTTCTGCCGCTTGACGAGCGGGCGCACATCGGCGAATTCACGACGGCACAGCTTATTGCCCTGCGCTTTGCTTCGGACGCTGAGCTCCCTGCCCTGGCGCGGCGCACCCTGACCCAGAACCTCGAACCTAAGGCCATCAAGCAGGCCATCGAACACTGGCGAGCAGACGACCTCCGCATCTGAGCGCAGCGTTCTACGCAAGAGCTGAATATAATTTGCAGGGCGTTGCTTGCTACTCCCTTGCTTCGATGGATTAGAACTGAAATAATTCCCCGACTTTCAACCATGCCTTTTCCCAGGAGCAACCGATGGAACGCAGAGATTTTTGCAAGATGATCGCGGGAGCAGCAGCGGCGACGGCGGTACCTACGACGGCAGAAGCGGGGCAGGCAAAGCAGGAGGCTCCGGAGGTCTCGACCGAGGAGGCAGCGAAGGTTGCTGAGACGCCGTCGTTCAAGAGCTTCGACACCTTGACCGAAGACTATGCGACATTCTGTGCGACACCGGCGGCCCAGCGAGAGTTCTTCGAGCTGAAGGATGGGCAGTTCGTCAAGAACAAGCTGGATGAGGCCACCTGGCGGCCCGCAGAGTGGGGCAATCCGCCGAAGCTGCCGGTTCCTGGCGGGTCTTTGGACGGGGTGCCGATGACCGGGCCGATTGCGGGACTAGCTGGCGAGGGACCTTACAAGCCAGACTGGGATTCGCTACAGCAGTATGAGACACCGGAGTGGTATCAGGACGCGAAGTTCGGCATCTGGGCGCACTGGAGCCCGCAGTGCGTGCCGGAGTATGGGGATTGGTACGGGCGCAGCATGTATATCGAAGGATCGGACGACTACAAAAACCAACTCGCACATTATGGCGATCCGTCCAAGTTCGGGTACAAAGACCTGTGCGCGCAGTGGACACTGCTGAACTGGCAGCCGGAAGAGTTGATTGCGCGATACAAGAAGGCGGGCGCGAAGCTGTTTATCACGCTGGCGAACCATCATGACGGGTTCGACGCGTGGAACTCGAAGCACCATCCTTGGAACTCGGGCGCGATTGGGCCGCACCGTGACGTTGTTGGCGGATGGGCGGCTGCGGCGCGCGCTCAGGGGATGAAATTTGGAGTGACCGTACATCAGGCGCGGAACTGGTGGTGGTTTCAGACCTCGCATGGCGCGAACAAGGCCGGCCCGATGGCAGGGGCTCCGTACGATGGTCGATTGACGGCGGCCGACGGGAAAAATACATGGTGGGAGGGTCTCGATCCGCAACTGCTCTATGGCCCGAAGCACCCGCTGAATGCGCTGCCGGACATCTCGTATGTGAAGAACTTTTATGACCGGACACGCGACCTGATCGATCAGCATGACCCGGACCTTTTGTACTTCGATAACACGCTGTTTCCGCTAGGGTGGGGCGGGATGAATATTGCCGCGTACTACTACAACCGCAGTCTGCAGACGCATGGCGGGAAGGTGGAGGGCATCCTCAATGTGAAGGGCGTGCCCGACAATCTGGCAAAGGCAGTGGTAGCGGACTACGAGCGCGGGATCACAAGCAAGATCATGCCGTATGTGTGGCAGTCGGAGACATGCATTGGGGACTGGCACTACGACCGCAAGCTGTACGACAAGCCCGGCGAATATGGCGGGTATCTGCCGCCGAGAGATGCGATCCACTGGATGGTGGATGCGGTGAGCAAGAACGGAATCTTCATTCTGGACATTCCGGGCAGGCCGGACGGGACGATCGACAGCAAGGAGATCGCGGTTCTGGATGGGATCACGTCGTGGATGGGAACATACAGCGAAGCGATCTACGAGACCCGGCCATGGAAGGTATATGGCGAGGGGCCGAATGCTGTGACGGCTGGATCTTTTCAGGGTAAGAGCGTCACCAAGCTGGGGGAAAAGGACATCCGGTTTACGCGGAACAAGGCCAATACGGTTGTGTATACGATTGTGCTGGGCTGGCCAACGGCGGAGTTTGTGGTGGAGTCGCTGGGGAGCTCCGCGGCGACGAAGCCGGGCAAGATAACGAATGTTCAACTGCTGGGGACCGACGAGAAGGTGAAGTGGAAGCAGACCGCGGCGGGTTTGAACGTGACGCTGCCTGAGAGATACAAACCGCCGGTTGACTATGCGGCGGCGCTGAAGGTGCAGTTCACCTAAGCCAGATTGCAACCTCGCTCGCTGAGCGAGGTTGCAATTGGCGCTGGCTGCGCTGCCCTCGAAATAATAGGACTCGACCTGATAGTTAATGAGTCCCCACTTTCCCGATATCATTCATTTCATTAATTTCCAGCAAGAGCTTTCTCTGCTCTCGCAGCCTTCGCACGAAGAATGCGATGATCCAGATTCCGATCAGTGCGATGAATGGCATGACCGCACTGATCGGAAGGCTACTTCCCTTCGCAATTTTGCCCAGCACCACAATCAGGGCGCCAATAGACAGAATCACCGGCCCGAAAGACCACTGCAGGACTCTGCGCACGAGACGTTGCCGCTTGTCGATCTCGTGCCGATAGAACTCCAGTCCAGTGCTTAGAGTCGGATCGGGTGGCGGGCTCGCTGACCACATTCCGCGATGCAAGAGAAACTGTCCGGCAAAAGCCCAGGTAGTTGCAAGAACGAATACGAGGCGGGTGCCAATACCGGATCCTCGCAGAATGCCGAAAGCCGAGATCGCCACTACGATCAACGTCATGGCGATGCTCCCAAAAAGTTCGCGGCGCGTCTTTGATCTTGATTCATTTGCCTTCTGCTGAATCGTCTCTAACGTCATTTTCAGAGCCTCTGTAGGTTGTGTTTGCCAAATCTGTTTGGGGTTATCGTTCGGAGAATTATCCGGCATGGTTGTTTCCTCCTTCTCGAAACCGTTTTGCCAGAACGTTCTTGGTGCGATGAATCCTCATGGCAACCGCTGCTGGCGACAAGCCAGTGATCTCTCCTATCGATGCTGCGTCCATATCTTCCAAATAAGAGATGATGACCTGGCGGTCGATGGGCTTGAGTTGTTGAATGAGCGCGGACAGGCGGTCCAGGTTAATTCGATGGTCTGCAGCCACCTGCCCCGTGGCGTTGTCCGAAGCCATTTCGAGTTGCTCCAGACTCACCAGATTTGAGAACACCCTTCGCTCACGCATGACATAGGAAGCGGCTACGTTGTGTGCCACGCGATAGACCCAAGTCCTCATGGAGCAGCGTGAATCGTAGCGCAGAAAACTACGCCACAATTGAAGATGAATGTCCTGGATAAGGTCACGGCGTCTATCCGGATCGGCCTCATAGGCCCTTGCGAGCCGCTCAAGTGAGGCGCCGTATTTTTCCGCTGCTTCCTGATAACGGGCATCCTGGCTTTCGTCTCCGGTCAAGATGTTCTGAACTCCTCTCATACCAAGGTAGTCACAGAGAGTAGCTATTTCTAACAAGTCTTATCAGAAATAAATGGGACTTCGGGCCAACATTTTTACGAAGTATCGTCTCGTACCCGCAGGCTGAGAACTTGGGAAATCGAGTCGCCTCATGTCTGCAAACAGAGCAAAACATAGCAGGGTTAGCCGCAACGACATCATCCAAACCCGCTGGGGTGCTTCGCTGTCATTCAGTCCCGGCACCCTTCCACAGGTATTTAAAAATTGACGGCCAATATCCAGATAAGCGATTTCTGGACTACACTTACCCCATAGATATGCAGGGCCATCAGAGTATTTCAACCATGTCTGAGCAAAAGAGAATCTGGCGAATGGTTGTCCCAATAGCGCTCCTCGCTCTATTGATGTGCACAACGCTCGGTATGGTCTGGCACCATCATGTCAACACGGCTCCCGACAACTGTCCGATATGCCACCTCAGCCATCTGGTCGTGGAGCCTTCCGTACCAGCGATTCATGTATCCGTCCTGCCTTCCACGGGCATTGGGCTGGAACCTCTGAACATTCGCTTCATGGTCGATTCCTCCCCGCGAAACATTCCTGCACGCGCCCCACCTGCATAGCCTTCACATGTCTTCCGTGCTGCTCCAGCACGCCAATCAGTGTATCGCCTTGCTGAAGAAGGCTGACCGTTCATGCATCCATATCGTCTGTGTTTTTCAACTATTCTCGTCCCCGCATTTCTCTTCGGAGCGGCAGCCGCGCAAAGCCAGCCAGCCCCACAAGCGAACACGCTTGCCCAGAAGCCGGGTGCGGTCATCATCACAGTCGACGACGCGATTCAGATGGCGCTTCAACATAACCACACGCTGCTGGCCGCGCGTACCCAGATCGAGCAGAACCAGGCGGCAGAGACAACCGCTAATCTGCGCCCCAACCCGGTGCTGATGGGCGATTCGCAATTTCTGCCGATCTTTCAGCCAGATCAATTCACGGCGGATTATCTGGACAACACAGCGCAGTTCGATCTTGGCGTCAGCTATCTATTCGAGCGGGGGAGAAAACGACAGCACCGGCTTGAAGCTGCCAAAGATCAGACAGCCGTGACGCGGTCGCAGGTGGCTGACAATGCACGCAGCCTTACCTTCAGTGTCGCCTCTCAGTTCATCAATGTGGAACTCGCCGAATCGACGCTTGCTCTGGCAACGCAGGACCTGAAGAGTTTCCAGAACACAGTGGATATCGGCGAGGTGCGCTACAAAGCCGGCGACATCAGCCAGGACGACCTGCTAAAGATCAAGCTGCAGATGCTTCAGTTTCAGACTGACGTGTCCACGGCGAAGCTCGCCAGGGTGCAGGGGCTTTCGGACCTGCGACAGTTGCTGGGATATGAATCCATCGTTCCCGACTTCGACGTGGCCAGTTCATTCGACTACCAGCCGGTCAAAGGCAACGTCGAAGATTTTCAGGCAAACGCATTGCAGAACAGGCCGGATTTACAGGCGGCGCGATTGGGAGTCGTCGCTGCGAACAGCCAGCACGATCTGCAAAAAGCAATCGGCAAGCGAGACGTCACCGGACAAGTCAGCTATACGCATCTGGGTTACACCAACAATATTTCTCTGTTTGGACAAATGGAACTGCCGATCTTCGATCGCAACCAGGGTGAGATTGCGCGCACCGGCTTCGCCATCGCTCAGGCCGAGGAACAGGAAAAATTCGCGAATGGGCAAGTGCTAACCGACGTGCGGGATGCATTCGAGAACCTGCACACCAATGACGAGATCGTCGGCCTCTATCGTTCGGGTTATCTCGACGAGGCA from Granulicella sp. L56 includes these protein-coding regions:
- the gpmI gene encoding 2,3-bisphosphoglycerate-independent phosphoglycerate mutase yields the protein MSNKPIVLTILDGWGYRAETNGNAIALARKPVYDKLLAEFPNTLIRASEHFVGLPDGQMGNSEVGHLNLGAGRIVRMDMTRIDTAIADESLFRDPVLTHAFDLAASRQAGLHFFGLLSDGGVHSHQRHLYALLRMAAKHGLTRVFVHAFMDGRDTMPNSGVGHLESLQQQFREIGVGQLASVSGRYYAMDRDLRWEKELQAFDAMVTGTAQGGSYHDAVARVRELYNNDITDEFIPPFTVTNVSGDAVGLIRDNDVCVNFNYRADRARQVTRLLARNSDVPGGLTTNDANDLPKAAELEAEIPRSRAPKNIHYVCMTQYDKNFKLPIVIQPESMDNLLANLMAQANLRNLRVAETEKYAHVTYFFNGGIEKPFPGEDRALIPSQKVATYDLAPEMSASGIADAVVKAVNDTAFDVIIVNFANADMVGHSGKLEPTIRAVETVDTQLGRIYQAIKQRGGSLLVTADHGNAEMLIDPASGGPHTAHTTNPVPFILVNDELNTSHHRILRPGGSLRDISPTILTLLGLEKPKEMTGTNLGS
- a CDS encoding TolC family protein, which produces MHPYRLCFSTILVPAFLFGAAAAQSQPAPQANTLAQKPGAVIITVDDAIQMALQHNHTLLAARTQIEQNQAAETTANLRPNPVLMGDSQFLPIFQPDQFTADYLDNTAQFDLGVSYLFERGRKRQHRLEAAKDQTAVTRSQVADNARSLTFSVASQFINVELAESTLALATQDLKSFQNTVDIGEVRYKAGDISQDDLLKIKLQMLQFQTDVSTAKLARVQGLSDLRQLLGYESIVPDFDVASSFDYQPVKGNVEDFQANALQNRPDLQAARLGVVAANSQHDLQKAIGKRDVTGQVSYTHLGYTNNISLFGQMELPIFDRNQGEIARTGFAIAQAEEQEKFANGQVLTDVRDAFENLHTNDEIVGLYRSGYLDEAQQSRDISEYAYKRGAASLLDFLDAERSYRTTQLGYRQALASYLLALEQLREAVGTRSLP
- a CDS encoding YbaB/EbfC family nucleoid-associated protein, translated to MDFSDLGKMKEMMGQAKQMQEQMERKLSETVVEASSGGGVVTVRMNGKKEVLRIKIEQSAIGSAGSDLELLEDLIMAAVNEAGRRADEAIKASVAGMMGGLNLPGLT
- a CDS encoding DUF6526 family protein, producing MSKPQSYKNHKRRFPPFHFVLMPILVFNLIFSIYDTVHRYPAHKYLFHWWIVMSIAFLLMALLGRMQAVKAQDRIIRLEERLRLATLLPLDERAHIGEFTTAQLIALRFASDAELPALARRTLTQNLEPKAIKQAIEHWRADDLRI
- a CDS encoding RNA polymerase sigma factor, with the translated sequence MTGDESQDARYQEAAEKYGASLERLARAYEADPDRRRDLIQDIHLQLWRSFLRYDSRCSMRTWVYRVAHNVAASYVMRERRVFSNLVSLEQLEMASDNATGQVAADHRINLDRLSALIQQLKPIDRQVIISYLEDMDAASIGEITGLSPAAVAMRIHRTKNVLAKRFREGGNNHAG
- a CDS encoding alpha-L-fucosidase gives rise to the protein MERRDFCKMIAGAAAATAVPTTAEAGQAKQEAPEVSTEEAAKVAETPSFKSFDTLTEDYATFCATPAAQREFFELKDGQFVKNKLDEATWRPAEWGNPPKLPVPGGSLDGVPMTGPIAGLAGEGPYKPDWDSLQQYETPEWYQDAKFGIWAHWSPQCVPEYGDWYGRSMYIEGSDDYKNQLAHYGDPSKFGYKDLCAQWTLLNWQPEELIARYKKAGAKLFITLANHHDGFDAWNSKHHPWNSGAIGPHRDVVGGWAAAARAQGMKFGVTVHQARNWWWFQTSHGANKAGPMAGAPYDGRLTAADGKNTWWEGLDPQLLYGPKHPLNALPDISYVKNFYDRTRDLIDQHDPDLLYFDNTLFPLGWGGMNIAAYYYNRSLQTHGGKVEGILNVKGVPDNLAKAVVADYERGITSKIMPYVWQSETCIGDWHYDRKLYDKPGEYGGYLPPRDAIHWMVDAVSKNGIFILDIPGRPDGTIDSKEIAVLDGITSWMGTYSEAIYETRPWKVYGEGPNAVTAGSFQGKSVTKLGEKDIRFTRNKANTVVYTIVLGWPTAEFVVESLGSSAATKPGKITNVQLLGTDEKVKWKQTAAGLNVTLPERYKPPVDYAAALKVQFT
- the dnaX gene encoding DNA polymerase III subunit gamma/tau — translated: MAYQVLARKYRPQRFADVAGQDHVTVTLMNALTQGRIAHGYIFSGHRGIGKTTIARILAMALNCRNAIGSELRPTAEPCEVCESCTEIRNGNAVDVIEIDAATNRGIDEIRELRDAARYRPARDKYKIYILDEAHQITDAAFNALLKTLEEPPDHMIFMMATTQPEDIPQTVRSRCQHFSFHAVKLVDILGELRGIAEREGVDADEAALSLLAEAGDGSMRDALSIMDQAIASAPVQDGRPVLDASQIRELMGTVPNAVFEKILEAVDGNRSAEVITVANQLLDAGNSPAQLARQFVRYLRNCVIAKIAGIGSDGADANGISGELLQISADEQRRAGRSAALFGEEELTRFLQVMLRTFDELGYRQEQRFHFELGLLKLVHLRRLLPVEEVLSQFPVTGNAGQPRTQSTSAQARVAAPSPVANRVMSAPAAAPVIVKPAFSPFEVDKSRKRFEGGDAERPAVATPAPVLAAPKLVEPAPAAVKPLEVAAPPVNEVVSVVKEVAPKPVVEAVPEPPKVEAPSVDIATSAATLDVSSPQESAELQRVATEALANAKSQGSAADALADAEWSIEGSELRVQTELSKTMLPMVVNAEAEKIVRAALREAGSGALKLVLLPGAAKAATAKKPRAAKSGSAQAKAMEHPIVQQAQKLFDAEIRNVIDLREGD
- the recR gene encoding recombination mediator RecR; amino-acid sequence: MAQFAEPMTRLIEELRKLPGIGTKSAQRLAFHVLRSPAEDADKLSAAIRELKEHLRLCSICNNITDVDPCVYCTSTLRDQRLICVLEEPTNIATIEKTRSYSGVYHILHGTLSPIGGVGPEQLRIANLLVRLPEVDEVILATSPTTEGEATAGYLAGEIHRTRPEVRVTRIATGVPAGSDIEYADEVTMTRAMEGRREF